A window of Nomascus leucogenys isolate Asia chromosome 19, Asia_NLE_v1, whole genome shotgun sequence genomic DNA:
tccagcctgggtgacagagtgagtctgtctcaaaaaaaaaaaagagtgagcaaTCCTCAGAGTATCCAAGAACAACTACACGACCCAAAGGGAAAACCAGCTGGATTGCTTAGGCCTTGGCTGTAGTCACTAAGGAATGGCATCAATCTCAGAAACCCTGAAGATGGGGTCAATTTAGGAAGAAGCTATTTATTCTGTACTGTCTTTGGCCTCCACCCAAGGTCTGGCATCAACCCATCCTTCAAACTCATAGTTCAGCGAGGTTAGAGCACTTAGGGAGATGCAGGGAACACAGCCAGGGTTTGAGAGAAGACCAGCACACAACTCTCAGTGATCTGGATAGAGGAAGACTAAATTACTGTGGTTCAGGCAGCCTTGCCAGGTGATGTCTTCCCAAAACTCCTCAGGTGTATATTCCTCCCTGATTGTGCCACCGAGGCCTCCTTCCCTTCAGTTTGGGACTTAAAACTTCCACCAATAACGTGTGAGTATGTGCACCCATGCAGGAACTTGTCCCGGAACTCACAACTGGAAACACCTCCCTGCTTGGCGCTGCCCAGAAGACTATGTAGATGGCCAAGAAACCGACTtccattataaaatgtttttctgtgtatACCAGGAAAAAGATGCTTAAAATCCCAATCACCACTTTATTATGTGGCAGTCACCATGgtgccagcctctgccttcccCATGTCACCCTAATCCAGGGCTCTCCAACCTTATTCATGTTTGAGTTTTCACAAGTCAATGTCCATTAAGGCCTTGTGCTCCCCTTTTCTTCAATACAGGGCAGGGCCCATATAATTTGGGTCTCAAGAATTGGTGGTTGTCTCTTAACTGGTCCTGGTGAGGCGCACTCACAGCAGTGAGTGCAGAGTCCTGGGAGAGCACGGATGACGGAGGCTACCCCAAGAGGGGCTGGATGTAGGAGCAGAGACATTTCTTGATCTTTTACTCTGCAAACTGGTCCAAGAACTTGAGGTAGGCCTGACGCTGGGGTGCAGCTGCTGGAATGAAGTGGCCACCAGAGTGGGTGAGGGTGATGGCTCCGGGAAATCGGCTGGCCAGTTGCATACTCTCCTGAGAGGGGATGACTTTGTCAGCGTCCCCAAAAACATGCAGCGAAGGCAATGACAAGGGCCTTTGCAGGATGGATTCCTTGAACCCAATGCCCCGGGGACAGAAACCAGACACCAAGATGATAAACCGTGGCAAGGGGAAGCGGGGATCGCCTGCCTGGCCCAGGGCACACACAAGGGCTGCTAGCGCAGCCCCTTGGCTGAAACCAAGAAGGCCGTCAAAAGGCCCCAGCCTGTTCAGTGCCTGTG
This region includes:
- the OVCA2 gene encoding esterase OVCA2, with product MAAQRPLRVLCLAGFRQSERGFREKTGALRKALRGRAELVCLSGPHPVPDPLGPEGARSDFGSCPPEEQPRGWWFSEQEADVFFALEEPAVCRGLEESLGMVAQALNRLGPFDGLLGFSQGAALAALVCALGQAGDPRFPLPRFIILVSGFCPRGIGFKESILQRPLSLPSLHVFGDADKVIPSQESMQLASRFPGAITLTHSGGHFIPAAAPQRQAYLKFLDQFAE